The Brassica napus cultivar Da-Ae chromosome C1, Da-Ae, whole genome shotgun sequence DNA segment aatatatatataatatatcaatagTTATCAATAGTTCATTAATGCCTATGATCCGAATAATCCGCTTAGTCACTAGTCGTATACAAAACACATAGTTACCACCTATATATTTCTTGAATATTTAACTATATGTTTTCTTGGCAGAAATGTTGCAAACAACCATTTCAATGGGTCCATACCTAAGGAGCTTAGCTCTATCAAGACCTTAATGTAAGTTTTCAATAACAATCTGTTCACTTCTTTACTTGGAGTTTTAATTCACTTTATGTCTTTGAATTGTATCCAAAATTGAAACAGCTATGATGGAAACTCCTTTGATAACGCACCTGCATCTCCTCAACCAGAAAGACCTGACAAAAAGAGTAAACCTTCTTCTGGTTCCAAGAAACCCAAAAACACCCCTGACGCTAAACAAAAGTCTTCTGAATCTTCTGACAAGGGTGGTTTATCCGGTGGAGTAGTAACCGGCATAGTCTTCGGTTCTCTGTTCGTTGCTGGTATCATAgcacttgttctttacttgtgccttcataaaaagaagaaaaggaaagttgGAGAAAGCACAACAAGAGCTTCTCACAGAACAAGCCTTCCACTTAGTGTCATACCCGAAGTGCAAGAGCAGAGAGTCAAAACCGTAGCAGACATGAAGTCATCATCATCGCCTCCAGACAAAGTAACCGTCGATAACGTTATGAAAAACGGGTCTCTAACTAGAATGAGATCTCCCATCACCGGTTCGCAGTACACCGTTTCGTCTCTCCAAGTAGCGACAAACAGCTTTAGCCAAGAGAACATCATCGGGGAAGGCTCTCTAGGCCGTGTCTACAGAGCAGAGTTCCCCAACGGGAAGGTGATGGCGGTTAAGAAGATCGATAACGCAGCGCTCTCGTTGCAAGAGGAAGATTGCTTCTTGGAAGCGGTTTCGAACATGTCGCGTTTGAGGCATCCGAACATCGTTCCGTTGGGTGGATACTGCACCGAGCATGGTCAGCGTCTGCTGGTGTATGAGTACGTTGGGAATGGGAATCTAGATGATATGCTTCACTTGAATGATGATAGAAGCATGGCGTTGACTTGGAACGCACGTGTTAAAGTGGCGCTTGGAACTGCCAAGGCTTTAGAGTATGTGACGTGTTTACATTTGTTTATGATTATTATGTCTAAGTCTCTAACCTGAGTTTGGATTAAACAGGTACTTGCACGAGGTTTGCTTGCCTTCAATAGTACATAGGAACTTCAAGTCAGCGAATATATTGCTAGATGAAGAGCTTAATCCTCACTTAACAGACTGTGGTTTAGCTGCTTTGAACCCAAACACTGAGAGACAGGTTTCAACACAAGTGGTGGGTTCATTTGGATACAGTGCTCCAGAGTTTGCATTGTCGGGAATCTATACTGTGAAAAGTGATGTGTACACTTTTGGTGTAGTCATGCTTGAGCTCTTAACTGGTCGGAAGCCTCTTGACAGGTTTCTTTTTCATCTAAATGTTAACTAACAAACACCACCATTCACttcaattttttcttaattatctGCATTTTGTATGTGTGTTTGATAGCTCGAGAACGAGAGCAGAGCAGTCACTAGTGAGATGGGCAACACCGCAGCTTCACGATATAGATGCTTTGTCTAAAATGGTTGATCCTTCTCTTAATGGAATGTATCCAGCTAAGTCACTGTCTCGTTTTGCGGACATCATTGCTCTCTGTATTCAGGTACATTAACCATCCCTAAGAAAAATGAATTAAGCTCAAAATTATTTCAGAAAGTAACCAAATCATCTTCTCCGTTTTTTTTAAGCCGGAACCAGAGTTCAGGCCTCCAATGTCAGAGGTAGTGCAACAGCTAGTGAGGTTGGTTCAACGAGCAAGTGTAGTCAAAAGAAGATCAAGTGATGACACTGGATTTTCTTACAGGACACCTGAACATGAGCACATGGATATCTCTTTCTGAGTAATACAACTACTCTAAGCTCCATTCCAGTCTTCTGTTCACTCGAAGCAGCTCTTATACTCCCAGAGGGAGAGAGTTTTGCTTGGTAACAGAGAGGTAAAGAACGCATCCTGGTTCAGACTcacaagtatataagaagagtCTCTGCATCTTTTGCAATcatcctttttcttctttttgttgaaTAATCAATGAATCTGAGACTTCTAAAAGTTTTGAGTTT contains these protein-coding regions:
- the LOC106437644 gene encoding protein STRUBBELIG-RECEPTOR FAMILY 8-like; the encoded protein is MATGDRAMLLVLLVLFTSIYVVRCVTDPSDVQALQVLYTSLNSPSQLTNWNNGGGPCGESWKGVTCEGSAVVSIDISNLGVSGTLGYLLSDLMSLRKLDVSGNSIHDTLPYQLPPNLTSLNLARNNLSGNLPYSISAMGSLSYMNVSGNSLSMSVGDIFASLKSLSTLDLSHNNFSGDLPSSLSTLSQLSVIYVQNNQLTGTIDVLSGLPLTTLNVANNHFNGSIPKELSSIKTLIYDGNSFDNAPASPQPERPDKKSKPSSGSKKPKNTPDAKQKSSESSDKGGLSGGVVTGIVFGSLFVAGIIALVLYLCLHKKKKRKVGESTTRASHRTSLPLSVIPEVQEQRVKTVADMKSSSSPPDKVTVDNVMKNGSLTRMRSPITGSQYTVSSLQVATNSFSQENIIGEGSLGRVYRAEFPNGKVMAVKKIDNAALSLQEEDCFLEAVSNMSRLRHPNIVPLGGYCTEHGQRLLVYEYVGNGNLDDMLHLNDDRSMALTWNARVKVALGTAKALEYLHEVCLPSIVHRNFKSANILLDEELNPHLTDCGLAALNPNTERQVSTQVVGSFGYSAPEFALSGIYTVKSDVYTFGVVMLELLTGRKPLDSSRTRAEQSLVRWATPQLHDIDALSKMVDPSLNGMYPAKSLSRFADIIALCIQPEPEFRPPMSEVVQQLVRLVQRASVVKRRSSDDTGFSYRTPEHEHMDISF